One Pseudomonadota bacterium DNA segment encodes these proteins:
- the ahcY gene encoding adenosylhomocysteinase, whose amino-acid sequence MSTQPLERFQVDYKVADIRLAEWGRKEIRIAETEMPGLMALREEYANQKPLAGARIAGCLHMTIQTAVLIETLVQLGAEVRWSSCNIFSTQDHAAAAMAAEGMPVFAWKGESEEEFWWCIERSIFGPDGWRPNMILDDGGDLTKVMHERFPELLEGVRGLSEETTTGVHRLYEMMRAGTLKVPAFNVNDSVTKSKFDNLYGCRESLMDGIKRATGVMIAGKVAVVIGYGDVGKGCSQALRGLGATVWIAEIDPICALQAAMEGYRVVTVDDVCGQGDIFVTATGNVRVITHAHMRAMKDQAIVCNIGHFDSEIDIASVRQYRWENIKPQVDHVVFPDGKRLIVLAEGRLVNLGCATGHPSFVMSASFTNQVLAQIEIWNHHQDYEKRVYTLPKALDEKVARLHLAKLGVKLTRMTEEQTAYISVPVDGPYKPEYYRY is encoded by the coding sequence CATCGCGGAGACCGAGATGCCGGGCCTCATGGCGTTGCGCGAGGAGTACGCGAATCAAAAACCGCTCGCCGGGGCCCGGATCGCCGGCTGCCTCCACATGACCATCCAGACGGCGGTGCTCATCGAGACCCTGGTGCAACTCGGCGCCGAGGTGCGGTGGTCCTCCTGCAACATCTTCTCTACCCAGGACCATGCGGCGGCCGCGATGGCCGCGGAAGGCATGCCGGTGTTCGCCTGGAAGGGGGAGAGCGAGGAGGAGTTCTGGTGGTGCATCGAGCGGAGCATCTTCGGTCCGGACGGCTGGCGCCCTAATATGATCCTCGACGACGGGGGCGATCTCACCAAAGTGATGCACGAGCGTTTTCCGGAGTTGCTGGAAGGCGTGCGTGGTTTGTCGGAGGAGACCACCACAGGCGTGCATCGTCTTTATGAAATGATGCGCGCCGGCACCCTGAAGGTCCCGGCCTTCAACGTCAACGATTCGGTGACCAAGTCGAAGTTCGACAACCTCTATGGCTGCCGTGAGTCCCTGATGGACGGGATCAAACGCGCCACGGGCGTCATGATCGCCGGCAAGGTCGCGGTGGTCATCGGATATGGCGATGTCGGCAAGGGCTGCTCCCAGGCGCTACGCGGGCTTGGGGCCACGGTGTGGATCGCCGAGATCGACCCCATCTGCGCGCTCCAGGCCGCCATGGAGGGTTACCGGGTGGTGACCGTGGACGATGTCTGCGGGCAGGGGGACATCTTTGTGACCGCGACCGGCAACGTGCGCGTGATTACCCACGCGCACATGCGCGCCATGAAGGACCAGGCCATCGTGTGCAACATCGGACACTTCGATTCGGAGATCGACATCGCCTCCGTGCGGCAGTATCGCTGGGAAAACATCAAGCCCCAGGTCGACCACGTGGTCTTCCCGGACGGCAAGCGCCTCATCGTGCTGGCGGAAGGGCGGCTGGTGAACCTCGGATGCGCAACCGGGCACCCGAGCTTCGTGATGTCCGCCTCCTTCACCAACCAGGTCCTGGCCCAGATCGAGATCTGGAACCATCACCAGGACTACGAGAAGCGCGTCTATACCCTGCCCAAGGCCCTCGATGAGAAGGTCGCGCGCCTGCATCTGGCCAAGCTCGGCGTCAAGCTCACGCGCATGACCGAGGAGCAGACCGCCTACATCAGTGTCCCGGTGGATGGCCCCTATAAACCGGAA